The Streptomyces nigra genome includes the window CCGGGGATAGCTCATTTCTTTCCGATAAGGCGTCAATTGCGACGGGGTGAGCGATCACCCTTTCGTGTGCTTTTCACCAAAGACCTCAAGGGAGTTGGAATCGGCGCCGACAAAGGATGCGTGAGTACCCTTGCGCACACCATGATGACCGCCGCCCGCGCCGCCGACTCCGGACTCGTCGGCCCGGGCGAACTCGACCGCTACCCCTACGCCGAGGCCTCCGTCGCCGACCGCGTCGGGACCCCCACCTGGGAGGGCGCGGACCCCGAACTCGGCCGCGTCGGCCGCCGTACGGCGGGCAGCCGCGGACGCGGGCTGCACGGCCAACTCGTTCAGCAGCTCGGACAGATGATCGTCTCCGGGGACCTGGGCGCCGACCGTCCGCTCGTGCCCGAGGAGATCGGCCAGCGCTTCGAGGTCTCCCGGACCGTCGTGCGGGAGTCGCTCCGCGTCCTGGAGGCGAAGGGCCTGGTCAGTGCCCGTCCGAACGTCGGCACGCGGGTGCGCCCCGTCAGTGACTGGAACCTCCTCGACCCGGACATCATCGAGTGGCGGGCCTTCGGGCCGCAGCGCGACGACCAGCGCCGGGAGCTCAGCGAGCTGCGCTGGACGATCGAGCCGCTCGCCGCCCGTCTTGCCGCCGGGCACGGGCGCGACGACGTTCAGCAGCGCCTCTCCGACATGGTCGAGATCATGGGGCACGCGATGGGGCAGGGCGACGTCCTGACCTTCTCCCGTGCCGACGCCGAGTTCCACTCGCTGCTCATCCAGATGGCGGGCAACCGCATGCTCGAACACCTCTCCGGCATCGTCTCGGCCGCTCTCCAGGTCTCCGGCGGCCCGGTGACCGGCTGTGACCGGCCGAACGAGACGTCCCTCGGGCAGCACGGCAGGATCGTCGACGCCCTCGCGGCCGGCGACGGCGCGGCCGCCGAGGCGGCCATGCGCCAGCTGCTCACCGTCCACCCCGAGGTGGAGCGTGTGGTGCCCGCCCCCCGCGAGCACTGACTCCACCCCCCGGGTGCCGCGCCCGGGCGATGCCTCCCCCTCCTGGGCGTCCCCCGTACGCGCACCCTTCCCCGTCGGACCCGCAGGATCCACGACGGATCCTGCGGGTCCGACGGCGCGAAGAGGGGATTCGACGGCCGTACCGTGCCGGGCGTGACATCGTGAAGGACACCGGGCCGGCACCGGGCTGACCTCTTTTATTGTCATATGTCTGCTTTTGGTCTGCTACGGGGTGTGACTCGGGCCACGCAGAATGGGCGTAACGCTCGGGGGAACAGCGCGATGACCTAAGAGGTGACAGCCGAGGAAGGGAATACGGACGCCGTTCGAGGCGCTGTATGTCTTCCCGGCCCCTGCCCGCACCGTCGGTCCAATCCCCAGGCCGGTGGTCGGCTCCTGTCCGCACCGGACGGGGCCGGAAGCCGCTTTCCAACGTTCCGAGAGGTTGTTCGTGTCGGCCAGCACATCCCGTACGCTCCCGCCGGAGATCGCCGAGTCCGTCTCTGTCATGGCTCTCATCGAGCGGGGAAAGGCTGAGGGGCAGATCGCCGGCGACGATGTGCGTCGGGCCTTCGAAGCTGACCAGATTCCGGCCACTCAGTGGAAGAACGTACTGCGCAGCCTCAACCAGATCCTCGAGGAAGAGGGTGTGACGCTGATGGTCAGTGCCGCGGAGCCCAAGCGCACCCGAAAGAGCGTCGCAGCGAAGAGTCCGGCCAAGCGCACCGCCACCAAGACGGTCGCGGCGAAGACGGTGACCGCCAAGAAGGCCACCGCGACCGCCACGCCCGCGGCGCCCTCCGCGGAACCCGCCGTCGAGGACGAGGCCGCCCCCGCGAAGAAGGCTGCGGCCAAGAAGACGACGGCCAAGAAGGCTGCCGCGAAGAAGACGACCGCCGCCGCGAAGAAGACGGCGGCCAAGAAGACCTCCGGCAAGAAGGACGACGCCGAGCTCGTCGAGGAAGAGGTCCTCGAGGACGCCCCCAAGGGCGACGAGCCCGAGGGCACCGAGAGCGCCGGTTTCGTCCTGTCCGACGAGGACGAGGACGACGCGCCCGCGCAGCAGGTCGCGGCCGCCGGTGCCACCGCCGACCCGGTCAAGGACTACCTCAAGCAGATCGGCAAGGTCCCGCTGCTCAACGCCGAGCAGGAGGTCGAGCTCGCCAAGCGCATCGAGGCCGGTCTGTTCGCCGAGGACAAGCTGGCGAACGCCGACAAGCTCGCCCCCAAGCTCAAGCGCGAGCTGGAGATCATCGCCGAGGACGGCCGCCGCGCCAAGAACCACCTGCTGGAGGCCAACCTCCGCCTCGTGGTCTCCCTGGCCAAGCGCTACACCGGCCGCGGCATGCTCTTCCTGGACCTGATCCAGGAGGGCAACCTCGGTCTGATCCGCGCGGTCGAGAAGTTCGACTACACCAAGGGCTACAAGTTCTCCACGTACGCCACCTGGTGGATCCGTCAGGCGATCACCCGCGCCATGGCCGACCAGGCCCGCACCATCCGTATCCCGGTGCACATGGTCGAGGTCATCAACAAGCTCGCGCGCGTGCAGCGCCAGATGCTCCAGGACCTGGGCCGCGAGCCCACCCCGGAGGAGCTGGCCAAGGAACTCGACATGACCCCCGAGAAGGTCATCGAGGTCCAGAAGTACGGCCGCGAGCCCATCTCCCTGCACACCCCGCTGGGCGAGGACGGCGACAGCGAGTTCGGTGACCTCATCGAGGACTCCGAGGCCGTCGTCCCGGCCGACGCGGTCAGCTTCACGCTTCTGCAGGAGCAGCTGCACTCCGTGCTCGACACCCTGTCCGAGCGCGAGGCCGGCGTGGTCTCCATGCGCTTCGGTCTCACCGACGGTCAGCCGAAGACCCTCGACGAGATCGGCAAGGTCTACGGCGTGACGCGTGAGCGCATCCGCCAGATCGAGTCGAAGACGATGTCGAAGCTGCGCCACCCGTCGCGCTCGCAGGTCCTGCGCGACTACCTCGACTAGGCCGCACCGACAGCACGCGAAAGGCCCGGTACCCCTCGTGGGTGCCGGGCCTTCGTGTGTGCGCGGGTGCGGGGTCGGGGCCGCTGAATCACTCTGGGTGTGCCATGACCACCCGAGAGTGAGGAGCGTCATGCGTCGTACCTATGTCCGGGCGCTGGCCCGGCCGCTGGTTCTGGCGGCTGCGGCGGCCGCCATACCGCTGGTCACGGCCGCGCCGGCGGCCGCCGACCGAGTCGTCGTGGGCGGGTTCCCCGTCGATGTGTCGCAGAGTCCCTGGACCGTGGCGGTGTCCAGTCGTGACCGGTTCGGGGGTACCCGGGCGGGGCAGTTCTGCGTGGGTGCCGTCGTGGGGCGCTCCACGGTGCTCACGGCCGCCCACTGCCTCAGTCCGGAGGTCCTGGGGTCCACGCCGGACCAGGTGAGCGACCTCAGCGTGATCGCGGGGCGCACCGATCTGACGTCGTCGCGCGGCCGTGAGGTCCCCGTCAGCGGTGCTTGGGTGAACCCGGACTACGACGGCGACACCAACGACGGGGACTTCGCCGTGCTCTCGCTGGCCGAGGCCCTGCCCGCCTCGGCGGTCATCGGGATGGCGGGCGCGGGCGACCCGGCCTATGCGCCGGGCACCCGGGCGCTGGTCTACGGCTGGGGCGATGTCACGGGTGCGGGGGATTATCCGCGGGGGCTGCGGGCCGCGCAGGTGCGGGTGCTGCCGGACGCGCTGTGCGAGGAGGCGTATCCGGGCGGTGGTGAGGGCCGGTATCTGGGCGACAGCATGGTGTGCGCGGGGGAGCGCCAGGGCGGCCGGGACGCCTGTCAGGGAGACAGCGGAGGGCCCCTGGTCGCGCAGGGGAAGCTGATCGGACTGGTGTCCTGGGGCAATGGCTGCGGACGTGCGGGAAGCCCCGGTGTCTACACCCGGGTGTCCGACATCATCCGGATCGCGGGATGGCGGTCCGCTGTGCGGGAGGGCGCGGGGAGCGGCTGAGCGCCCCTGAGACGAGTGCGGGCGGTCCCCCCTGTGGTCTCAGGGGGGACCGCCCGTCTACCGGCCTGTGCCGGTGCTGGCTCGTCGTGATGCGAGGTGTCAGCGCTCGTCTTCGGTCGCCGTCGCGGGAACGGTCGTCAGCCGCTCCGTCTCATCCTGTATCTCAGCGGCGATCTTCTTGAGTTCCGGCTCGAACTTGCGACCGTGGTGGGCGCAGAAGAGCAGCTCTCCGCCGCTGAGCAGGACGACGCGCACGTACGCCTGGGCGCCGCAACGGTCGCAGCGGTCAGCGGCCGTCAGGGGGCTCGCGGGGGTCAGAACAGTAGTCACGTCGCCTCTTCTCTAGCTCGACGAGCTGTCGTACCAGGGTCAACATCCAACCAGCCCCAAAACGTTCCCGCTCGTGGCTTCTCCCAGAGAGAAATTTTTCGGGGGTGGTGGGCTGCTGCCGGTGTGGCGGCGAATGTGCCGTATTGCGTGCTGTCGTGCTTACGGTTTCGCGCTCTTGGTCATGGTCGGTCCTCCCCGGCCGGTTGCCGGTTTGTTCATGAGGACGTGCCCGGAGCCTAAATGGTTCATGCCCCGAAGGGAACGTGATATGTGCTTCACTCCTCCGAGGGATCGAACATCCATACGAGTCTGGACTAGGGTGACTTCCGACGAGGGTGGCGTTACAACGGCTCTACCAGGCCTCGGTACCCTCTGAGCGGCAACCGAAGCCAAGCCCGTACCCACTAGGGCGCCCAGTGAAATTCAGCGAGGAGCGAACCGCGTGACCGCCGATACGTCCGTGCCGTCCACAGCGCTGCTGGCAGGAGCAGACCGGGACGGTTCCAACTACACCGCGCGGCACCTGCTCGTCCTCGAGGGCCTCGAAGCCGTGCGCAAACGCCCCGGCATGTACATCGGGTCGACCGACAGCCGCGGTCTCATGCACTGCCTGTGGGAGATCATCGACAACTCCGTGGACGAGGCCCTCGGCGGCTACTGCGACCACATCGAGGTGATCCTGCACGACGACGGCTCCGTCGAGGTCCGCGACAACGGCCGGGGCATTCCGGTCGACGTCGAGCCCAAGACCGGCCTCTCCGGCGTCGAGGTCGTCATGACCAAGCTGCACGCCGGCGGAAAGTTCGGCGGCGGCTCCTACGCCGCCTCCGGCGGTCTGCACGGTGTGGGCGCCTCCGTGGTGAACGCCCTGTCCGCCCGTCTCGACGTCGAGGTCGACCGCGGCGGCCACACCCACGCGATCAGCTTCCGGCGCGGGGTCCCCGGCGTCTTCGCCGGAGACGGCCCGGCGGCGAAGTTCGAGGCCAAGAGCGGTCTGCGCAAGACGAAGAAGATCCCGAAGGCGCGTGAGGGCACGCGTGTGCGCTACTGGGCCGACCGGCAGATCTTCCTCAAGGACGCCAAGCTCGACCTGGAGACGCTGCACCAGCGCGCCCGCCAGACCGCCTTCCTGGTGCCCGGCCTGACCATCGTCGTCCGGGACGAGGTCGGCCTCGGCGCCGGCGGGAGCAAGGGCGAGGAGTCCTTCCGCTTCGATGGCGGCATCAGCGAGTTCTGCGAGTACCTGGCCACCGACAAGCCGGTCTGCGACGTCCTCCGCTTCACCGGGCAGGGCACCTTCAGGGAGACCGTCCCGGTCCTGGACGAGCACGGCCAGATGACCCCGACCCAGGTCACCCGCGAGCTGGGCGTCGACGTCGCCCTGCGCTGGGGCACCGGCTACGACACGACCCTGAAGTCGTTCGTGAACATCATCGCCACCCCCAAGGGCGGCACCCATGTCGCGGGCTTCGAGACCGCCGTGACCAGCACCATGAACGAGGTGCTGCGCGCCAAGAAGATGCTTCGCGTCGCCGAGGACGACATCGTCAAGGACGACGCCCTGGAGGGTCTGACCGCCGTCGTCACCGTCCGCCTCGCCGAGCCGCAGTTCGAGGGGCAGACCAAGGAGGTCCTCGGCACCTCGGCGGCCCGCCGCATCGTGAACGGCGTGATCGCCAAGGAGCTCAAGGCGTTCCTGACGTCCGCCAAGCGGGACGCGGCGGCACAGGCGCGCTCGGTCCTGGAGAAGACCCTCGCCGCCGCCCGCACCCGGATCGCGGCCCGCCAGCACAAGGACGCGCAGCGCCGCAAGACGGCCCTGGAGTCCTCCTCGCTGCCCGCCAAGCTGGCCGACTGCCGCAGCGACGACGTCGACCGCAGCGAGCTCTTCATCGTCGAGGGAGACTCCGCGCTGGGCACCGCCAAGCTCGCCCGGAACTCCGAGTTCCAGGCGCTGCTGCCCATCCGCGGCAAGATCCTCAACGTCCAGAAGTCGTCCGTGACCGACATGCTCAAGAACGCCGAGTGCGGAGCGATCATCCAGGTCATAGGGGC containing:
- a CDS encoding DUF7455 domain-containing protein, whose amino-acid sequence is MTTVLTPASPLTAADRCDRCGAQAYVRVVLLSGGELLFCAHHGRKFEPELKKIAAEIQDETERLTTVPATATEDER
- a CDS encoding DNA gyrase/topoisomerase IV subunit B yields the protein MTADTSVPSTALLAGADRDGSNYTARHLLVLEGLEAVRKRPGMYIGSTDSRGLMHCLWEIIDNSVDEALGGYCDHIEVILHDDGSVEVRDNGRGIPVDVEPKTGLSGVEVVMTKLHAGGKFGGGSYAASGGLHGVGASVVNALSARLDVEVDRGGHTHAISFRRGVPGVFAGDGPAAKFEAKSGLRKTKKIPKAREGTRVRYWADRQIFLKDAKLDLETLHQRARQTAFLVPGLTIVVRDEVGLGAGGSKGEESFRFDGGISEFCEYLATDKPVCDVLRFTGQGTFRETVPVLDEHGQMTPTQVTRELGVDVALRWGTGYDTTLKSFVNIIATPKGGTHVAGFETAVTSTMNEVLRAKKMLRVAEDDIVKDDALEGLTAVVTVRLAEPQFEGQTKEVLGTSAARRIVNGVIAKELKAFLTSAKRDAAAQARSVLEKTLAAARTRIAARQHKDAQRRKTALESSSLPAKLADCRSDDVDRSELFIVEGDSALGTAKLARNSEFQALLPIRGKILNVQKSSVTDMLKNAECGAIIQVIGAGSGRTFDIDAARYGKIIMMTDADVDGSHIRTLLLTLFQRYMRPMIEAGRVFAAVPPLHRIELVQPKKGQDKYVYTYSDRELRDKLMEFESKGVRYKDSIQRYKGLGEMDADQLAETTMDPRHRTLRRISLTDLEAAERVFDLLMGNDVAPRKEFISSSAATLDRSRIDT
- a CDS encoding FadR/GntR family transcriptional regulator, with the protein product MSTLAHTMMTAARAADSGLVGPGELDRYPYAEASVADRVGTPTWEGADPELGRVGRRTAGSRGRGLHGQLVQQLGQMIVSGDLGADRPLVPEEIGQRFEVSRTVVRESLRVLEAKGLVSARPNVGTRVRPVSDWNLLDPDIIEWRAFGPQRDDQRRELSELRWTIEPLAARLAAGHGRDDVQQRLSDMVEIMGHAMGQGDVLTFSRADAEFHSLLIQMAGNRMLEHLSGIVSAALQVSGGPVTGCDRPNETSLGQHGRIVDALAAGDGAAAEAAMRQLLTVHPEVERVVPAPREH
- a CDS encoding serine protease, which encodes MRRTYVRALARPLVLAAAAAAIPLVTAAPAAADRVVVGGFPVDVSQSPWTVAVSSRDRFGGTRAGQFCVGAVVGRSTVLTAAHCLSPEVLGSTPDQVSDLSVIAGRTDLTSSRGREVPVSGAWVNPDYDGDTNDGDFAVLSLAEALPASAVIGMAGAGDPAYAPGTRALVYGWGDVTGAGDYPRGLRAAQVRVLPDALCEEAYPGGGEGRYLGDSMVCAGERQGGRDACQGDSGGPLVAQGKLIGLVSWGNGCGRAGSPGVYTRVSDIIRIAGWRSAVREGAGSG
- a CDS encoding RNA polymerase sigma factor; the protein is MSASTSRTLPPEIAESVSVMALIERGKAEGQIAGDDVRRAFEADQIPATQWKNVLRSLNQILEEEGVTLMVSAAEPKRTRKSVAAKSPAKRTATKTVAAKTVTAKKATATATPAAPSAEPAVEDEAAPAKKAAAKKTTAKKAAAKKTTAAAKKTAAKKTSGKKDDAELVEEEVLEDAPKGDEPEGTESAGFVLSDEDEDDAPAQQVAAAGATADPVKDYLKQIGKVPLLNAEQEVELAKRIEAGLFAEDKLANADKLAPKLKRELEIIAEDGRRAKNHLLEANLRLVVSLAKRYTGRGMLFLDLIQEGNLGLIRAVEKFDYTKGYKFSTYATWWIRQAITRAMADQARTIRIPVHMVEVINKLARVQRQMLQDLGREPTPEELAKELDMTPEKVIEVQKYGREPISLHTPLGEDGDSEFGDLIEDSEAVVPADAVSFTLLQEQLHSVLDTLSEREAGVVSMRFGLTDGQPKTLDEIGKVYGVTRERIRQIESKTMSKLRHPSRSQVLRDYLD